Proteins encoded by one window of Balneola sp.:
- a CDS encoding ammonium transporter, with the protein MKIRYKFALCILAMLTVDQVQAQDITAETVQDNLNYIWTIIAACLVFFMQAGFALVETGFTRAKNAVNIIMKNVMDVSAGGLAFFLVGFGIMFGTTAGGWIGTDGFLLSEIGDYSIEWSYTFFFFQAVFAATAATIVSGAVAERTSFNAYLIFSILITAFIYPVFGSWAWGSLFNGSGWLEGLGFIDFAGSTVVHSVGGWAALAGAIVVGPRVGKYIDGKPQVIKGHSLPLAALGVFILWLGWFGFNAGSTTTGDTSVALIALNTFLAAGAGATAAMVTSWISAGKPDGAITLNGVLAGLVGITAGCANLTPGFAILAGAIAGVIVHYSMILLDKKVDDAVGAVSVHGVCGAWGTLAAGLFDSAGFSWGVVGVQLIGIAAAFLWTFPVSYLLFKGIDLLLPLRVNGELEEMGLDLHEHDAEAYPEFESKVIA; encoded by the coding sequence ATGAAAATTAGATACAAATTTGCACTTTGCATATTGGCTATGTTAACGGTAGATCAGGTACAAGCTCAGGACATAACTGCTGAAACTGTGCAGGACAATCTTAATTATATCTGGACTATTATCGCAGCTTGTCTGGTATTTTTTATGCAGGCTGGTTTTGCATTAGTTGAAACCGGATTCACGCGTGCCAAAAACGCAGTAAACATTATCATGAAAAACGTAATGGACGTTTCTGCGGGCGGATTGGCTTTCTTCCTGGTTGGCTTTGGTATTATGTTTGGTACCACCGCGGGAGGCTGGATCGGAACGGATGGCTTTTTGCTATCAGAAATAGGTGACTATTCTATAGAATGGTCTTACACCTTCTTTTTCTTCCAGGCTGTATTTGCTGCAACCGCTGCTACTATTGTTTCAGGAGCCGTTGCTGAACGTACTTCATTTAATGCTTATCTCATCTTTTCCATTCTGATTACGGCGTTTATCTATCCCGTTTTTGGCTCATGGGCATGGGGCAGTTTATTCAATGGAAGCGGATGGCTCGAAGGCCTTGGATTCATCGATTTTGCTGGATCTACAGTAGTACACTCTGTTGGAGGCTGGGCTGCTCTTGCAGGAGCCATTGTGGTTGGACCTCGCGTTGGAAAATACATTGATGGTAAACCTCAAGTTATTAAAGGGCATAGTTTGCCGCTAGCAGCTCTTGGGGTGTTCATCCTATGGCTAGGCTGGTTTGGGTTCAACGCTGGTTCTACCACAACCGGAGACACTTCGGTTGCCTTGATCGCCCTTAATACATTCCTCGCCGCAGGAGCTGGTGCAACTGCTGCTATGGTAACAAGCTGGATTTCGGCTGGTAAACCTGATGGTGCTATTACCTTAAATGGTGTCCTTGCCGGGTTGGTTGGTATCACAGCGGGCTGTGCTAATCTCACACCTGGTTTTGCAATTCTAGCAGGAGCCATTGCAGGGGTTATCGTTCATTACTCTATGATCTTACTTGATAAAAAGGTAGACGACGCTGTTGGTGCTGTTTCAGTACACGGGGTATGTGGTGCCTGGGGAACATTAGCAGCCGGGTTATTCGACTCTGCCGGATTTAGCTGGGGGGTAGTAGGTGTTCAGCTTATTGGTATCGCGGCTGCTTTCCTATGGACTTTCCCGGTAAGCTACCTTCTTTTTAAAGGAATCGACCTACTCTTACCACTTCGGGTCAATGGTGAACTTGAAGAAATGGGACTTGATCTTCACGAACATGATGCTGAAGCATATCCCGAATTCGAATCTAAGGTCATCGCTTAG
- a CDS encoding UDP-N-acetylmuramate dehydrogenase gives MISIKEKVELAPFTTMGVSALARYFVECINEEDLLQACTFAKKNNLDVLVLGEGSNILFVKDYEGLIILNRIKGFTIVQEDNESVTLKIGAGENWHSLVIWSVEKGYSGIENLSLIPGTVGAAPIQNIGAYGVELKEVFVELEALHLETMEHTIWTKEQCKFGYRDSIFKRELKGKVIISSVTLKLSKMAVPRFEYASLKQKLEEKGIHNPGIKDVSDAVIEVRQSKLPDPNEIGNTGSFFKNPVISVFHFDELKKEHPKLPGYAVTEHLVKVPAGWLIEQAGWKGKRKGDAGVHDKQALVLVNHGNATGKEMWNLALQVVQVVKQKFGIELNPEVNII, from the coding sequence ATGATCTCAATTAAGGAGAAGGTTGAGTTAGCTCCATTCACAACGATGGGAGTCTCCGCTTTGGCCAGGTATTTTGTTGAATGTATTAACGAAGAAGACCTTTTACAGGCGTGTACCTTTGCTAAAAAGAATAACCTGGACGTCCTGGTTCTAGGAGAAGGCAGTAATATCCTGTTTGTAAAAGACTATGAGGGGCTCATTATCTTAAATCGAATAAAAGGATTTACTATCGTTCAAGAAGATAATGAGTCTGTTACCCTTAAAATTGGTGCGGGAGAAAACTGGCATAGTCTGGTAATCTGGAGTGTGGAAAAAGGCTACAGCGGAATTGAAAACCTTTCGTTAATTCCGGGAACAGTTGGGGCCGCACCTATTCAGAACATAGGAGCCTATGGAGTAGAACTGAAGGAAGTGTTTGTAGAGCTGGAAGCACTTCATTTGGAAACCATGGAGCATACTATCTGGACTAAGGAACAATGTAAATTTGGTTACAGAGATAGTATTTTTAAAAGAGAACTTAAAGGGAAGGTGATCATAAGCTCAGTCACCTTGAAGCTTTCTAAAATGGCAGTGCCAAGATTCGAGTATGCCAGCTTAAAGCAAAAACTAGAGGAAAAAGGAATACACAATCCAGGTATTAAAGATGTAAGTGATGCGGTTATCGAAGTCCGTCAAAGCAAGCTTCCCGATCCGAATGAAATTGGTAATACTGGAAGTTTCTTTAAGAATCCCGTGATCTCCGTTTTTCACTTTGATGAGCTTAAAAAAGAACATCCCAAACTTCCAGGGTATGCTGTTACAGAACATCTGGTAAAAGTGCCTGCAGGCTGGCTTATTGAACAGGCAGGCTGGAAAGGGAAGAGGAAAGGGGATGCAGGAGTACATGATAAACAGGCGTTGGTTCTGGTTAATCATGGTAATGCCACGGGAAAAGAAATGTGGAACCTCGCCCTCCAGGTTGTTCAGGTTGTTAAACAAAAATTTGGGATTGAACTTAATCCTGAAGTGAACATCATCTAG
- a CDS encoding single-stranded DNA-binding protein, translating into MSSLNKVMLIGRLGQDPEVRYTQANTAVATLNMATSERYKDGNGEYQEKTEWHRVVAWGRLAEICQQYLRKGSLIYIEGPLQTRQWEDNQGQKRYTTEIKALQMTMLDSKGSMGGGNQNTPQAAPASQGAPISSNVELGSNFDDMDDDLPF; encoded by the coding sequence ATGAGTTCACTAAATAAAGTAATGTTAATCGGCCGACTTGGCCAAGACCCAGAAGTAAGATACACCCAGGCAAATACAGCCGTAGCTACCTTGAATATGGCCACCAGCGAACGCTACAAAGATGGTAACGGCGAGTATCAGGAAAAAACAGAATGGCACCGGGTAGTAGCCTGGGGCAGACTCGCTGAGATTTGTCAGCAGTATTTAAGAAAAGGTTCTCTAATCTATATTGAAGGCCCACTTCAAACCCGCCAATGGGAAGACAATCAGGGTCAGAAGAGATATACTACTGAGATTAAGGCGCTACAAATGACAATGCTCGATAGCAAAGGATCAATGGGTGGTGGAAATCAAAATACCCCTCAAGCAGCTCCGGCATCTCAAGGCGCTCCTATTTCAAGTAATGTTGAACTGGGAAGCAATTTTGATGATATGGACGATGATCTTCCGTTTTAA
- a CDS encoding peptidase M48, with the protein MIKQEYSKIRVINTLTLVLILFLSGCVSYQTSLLSGNKRVYGYSWEKEKEIGQEADGEIIAQYGLYDDQELADYVTRLGEELLEVSHFNREDTPAEYRNTEFTFRVLNSPVVNAFALPGGYVYVTRGLLGHLDNEAQLMVVLGHEIGHVAARHASQREANQQLGQVFILGGAVLGQSLGLDGGNILQLSSQTAELLYMSYSRENERESDALGVEYSAMEGYVAAEGSDFFTSLKRISEKTGHSIPSHLSSHPDPGEREQNIPRMASEWAEQGYEMNKINQDEFLDKIDGLMYGDNPREGFESDGVFYHPDLAFEFPVPDAFTVYNQPSSVILMNEAQDAIIQFNINSENDSPEAAVQAFINQEGVAIVDEGAVNINGYTGYEAEAKITTDDGTELTIDMSAVSYSGNIYQFLSYTTSAQYNEYRSRFNSVPMGFNGVNDPDILNVEPVRLEVIEASKTVSFSSLLPSSLPMNIDPLDMAILNQVELDEIIQQGTMLKIPVQN; encoded by the coding sequence ATGATCAAACAAGAATATTCTAAAATCAGAGTGATAAACACTTTGACCCTTGTTCTAATCCTTTTTTTAAGTGGTTGCGTTTCCTATCAAACCAGCCTTCTCTCCGGAAATAAAAGAGTGTATGGGTATTCCTGGGAGAAAGAGAAAGAAATAGGGCAGGAAGCAGATGGTGAGATTATTGCTCAATATGGCTTATACGATGACCAGGAACTGGCAGATTATGTAACCAGGCTTGGGGAAGAGTTACTGGAGGTGAGTCACTTCAATAGAGAAGATACCCCGGCGGAATACAGGAATACCGAATTTACCTTTAGGGTGCTAAACAGTCCTGTGGTAAATGCATTTGCTTTGCCTGGGGGTTATGTATATGTAACCCGTGGTTTGCTCGGCCATCTGGACAATGAAGCACAATTAATGGTAGTACTTGGACACGAGATTGGGCATGTAGCCGCAAGACATGCCTCGCAAAGAGAAGCGAATCAGCAATTAGGGCAGGTATTTATTCTAGGTGGAGCGGTGCTCGGACAGTCTTTAGGTCTTGATGGTGGAAATATTCTTCAATTGAGTAGCCAAACAGCTGAGCTGTTATATATGAGTTATAGTCGAGAAAACGAAAGAGAATCAGATGCACTAGGTGTTGAATATTCGGCTATGGAAGGGTATGTGGCAGCCGAAGGTAGTGACTTCTTTACTTCCCTTAAAAGAATATCTGAGAAAACAGGGCACAGCATCCCTTCACACCTTTCTTCTCATCCTGATCCGGGTGAACGTGAGCAAAATATCCCAAGGATGGCTTCTGAATGGGCAGAGCAGGGATATGAAATGAATAAGATAAATCAGGATGAGTTTTTAGACAAGATTGACGGGCTTATGTATGGAGATAATCCTCGTGAAGGTTTTGAGAGTGACGGAGTATTTTATCATCCGGATTTGGCTTTTGAGTTCCCCGTCCCGGATGCCTTCACAGTTTATAACCAGCCTTCATCAGTCATTCTTATGAATGAAGCTCAGGATGCTATTATCCAATTTAACATTAACTCTGAGAATGATAGTCCCGAAGCTGCGGTTCAGGCATTTATAAATCAGGAGGGCGTGGCTATAGTTGATGAGGGAGCAGTTAATATAAATGGATATACTGGTTATGAAGCTGAAGCAAAAATTACTACCGATGATGGGACAGAGCTTACCATAGATATGTCAGCAGTTTCTTATTCTGGTAATATTTATCAATTTTTGAGCTACACAACGAGCGCTCAGTACAATGAATATCGTTCTCGATTCAACTCGGTTCCAATGGGCTTTAATGGGGTTAATGATCCGGATATTTTGAATGTAGAGCCGGTTCGGCTTGAAGTAATTGAGGCTTCGAAAACAGTTTCTTTTTCTTCGTTACTCCCGTCTAGTCTGCCCATGAATATTGATCCCCTTGATATGGCAATATTGAACCAGGTTGAATTAGATGAGATTATTCAGCAGGGTACCATGCTTAAGATTCCAGTTCAAAACTAG
- a CDS encoding DUF3857 domain-containing protein, protein MNKLKIIVLLLLVLGCSSTKRSVDIGYGDYSSTDLRLALNAHSTVRLSNTTLDVISPSKALYKVQKAVTIYDKDDKDLAVVYLPYDDFISINYLVANIRDNTGRVIRSFSLGDAGDYSASGGDFFSDNRMKILEMPYNKFPYSIEYEFELEYNGLLGLPGWWPQLIGQSVEEANFTLIDRGNTGVRFYNKNIDEEPIITETQTAKTYSWSIKNSEAIEREVLGPPSSELLPMVEVAPGKFEMEQTTGNATTWKSFGKWYYELSKDTRELPEEAKKEVDELIAGISSEKEKVKILFDYLQDRSRYVSIQLGIGGWKPFTADYVFDNSYGDCKALTNYMHAMLEYAGIKAESVLIYRGINEQFMNVDFPSNQFNHVILKVTLESGEVIWLECTSKYYPPNHIGPDNEGKYALLITEEGGEVIETPSYEYSANLSQTKLHVKVEEDGTTIIENKTKREGILQDYLLMEVLPVSEKEREEWIESQIDVDNTNIIEYSFDEVNSSDDFSIFSFKARLGNYTQASNKRIFVPVNKMNRWFFGLDDDEEREQSLYLPYTFMESDSIIFETPEGFSIESAPADVEYTNEFGEFTADFEVLGEGKMGYFRTFSITEKMIEPESYNDLKDFFDKVRYADRQQFVLVRD, encoded by the coding sequence ATGAATAAATTAAAAATCATCGTCCTATTACTGTTAGTTCTTGGGTGTTCATCAACTAAAAGGTCAGTTGATATTGGGTACGGTGATTATTCGAGTACCGATTTGCGTCTGGCCTTAAATGCGCATTCAACAGTTAGGCTAAGTAATACCACACTTGACGTTATAAGCCCATCAAAAGCACTATATAAAGTTCAAAAGGCGGTCACTATTTATGATAAAGACGATAAGGATCTGGCGGTAGTTTATTTACCATATGATGATTTTATAAGTATTAACTATTTGGTTGCTAATATCAGAGATAATACCGGGCGAGTTATTCGGTCTTTTTCCTTAGGGGATGCCGGAGACTATAGTGCTTCGGGAGGGGATTTCTTCTCTGACAATAGAATGAAAATACTCGAAATGCCTTACAACAAATTTCCCTACTCTATTGAGTATGAGTTTGAGCTAGAATATAATGGCCTATTAGGGTTACCTGGTTGGTGGCCTCAGCTTATAGGTCAAAGTGTGGAAGAAGCCAATTTCACCTTAATTGACAGGGGTAATACCGGGGTTCGTTTCTATAACAAAAATATTGACGAGGAACCTATTATTACAGAAACTCAAACTGCGAAGACCTATTCATGGAGCATAAAGAACTCAGAAGCAATTGAACGAGAAGTACTTGGGCCTCCATCCTCTGAGCTCTTACCCATGGTAGAGGTCGCTCCCGGGAAATTTGAAATGGAGCAAACGACTGGGAATGCTACAACATGGAAGTCATTTGGAAAATGGTATTACGAACTTAGCAAAGATACCCGAGAGCTTCCGGAAGAAGCCAAAAAAGAAGTTGATGAGCTGATTGCAGGAATTAGTTCAGAGAAAGAGAAGGTTAAAATCCTTTTCGATTACCTCCAGGACAGATCCAGATATGTCAGTATTCAGCTTGGTATAGGAGGCTGGAAGCCTTTTACTGCAGATTACGTTTTCGATAACAGCTATGGTGATTGTAAGGCACTAACCAATTATATGCATGCAATGCTCGAGTATGCAGGGATAAAAGCTGAAAGCGTTCTAATCTACAGAGGGATAAATGAGCAGTTTATGAATGTTGATTTTCCAAGCAATCAGTTCAATCATGTAATTCTAAAAGTTACTTTGGAAAGTGGTGAAGTGATATGGTTAGAATGTACCAGTAAGTACTATCCTCCTAATCATATAGGTCCGGATAATGAAGGCAAATATGCTTTATTGATTACCGAAGAAGGAGGCGAAGTTATTGAAACACCTTCTTATGAATATTCAGCGAACCTCTCTCAAACAAAATTACATGTGAAAGTTGAGGAAGACGGTACTACCATTATTGAGAATAAAACTAAGAGGGAAGGGATTCTTCAGGACTACTTATTAATGGAGGTGTTACCAGTATCAGAAAAGGAGAGAGAGGAATGGATAGAAAGTCAGATTGATGTAGACAATACAAACATCATAGAATATAGTTTTGACGAAGTAAACAGTTCAGATGACTTCTCCATATTTAGTTTTAAAGCCAGACTTGGGAATTACACACAAGCATCAAATAAGCGAATTTTTGTTCCGGTTAATAAAATGAACCGTTGGTTTTTTGGTTTGGATGATGATGAAGAACGAGAACAGTCGTTGTATCTGCCTTATACCTTTATGGAATCAGACTCAATCATTTTTGAAACGCCCGAAGGGTTTTCGATTGAATCAGCCCCAGCTGATGTAGAATACACCAATGAGTTTGGAGAGTTTACTGCTGATTTCGAAGTACTTGGAGAAGGTAAAATGGGCTATTTCAGAACCTTCTCAATTACCGAAAAAATGATTGAGCCGGAGAGCTATAATGACCTAAAAGACTTTTTTGATAAAGTTAGATATGCTGATAGACAACAGTTTGTTTTAGTACGCGATTAG
- a CDS encoding AI-2E family transporter, giving the protein MKAQNYPISVRYLVRIMLIFAVVAVLSITKQLLVPLFFSIFLAYLLYPGAQWLEKKGLPRIVTNFVVILSFMALILGVIIVIAQLFDRFSDDLPQLRDQLAQNIRSLQLWIVSVMGMPVEQQNSILTTAGLSGDYFGSLIEAGRNTIIALALIPVYTFLLLFYRDKFRDFISMIVKKDNESTAQEVISKAAFVVPKYLKGLIVVCLILVVINSLGFYLIGVKYPILLGVIAAIFNLIPYLGTVLGYGIVAIFVLGVQSPAIAGAVVIQFFIIQFTENNILTPNITGSYVRINPLVIIFSLIAGGLIWGLPGMFLVIPSLGMLKIFCESVTELKPYAFLLGTEGSEKHSITLKRVRKIFGWSEE; this is encoded by the coding sequence ATGAAGGCGCAAAATTATCCTATTTCTGTTCGCTATCTGGTTAGAATCATGCTCATTTTTGCTGTTGTGGCAGTATTGAGTATTACTAAACAGTTACTAGTCCCACTATTCTTCAGCATTTTTCTTGCCTACTTACTTTACCCAGGAGCACAATGGTTAGAAAAGAAAGGGCTACCTAGAATTGTTACTAATTTTGTAGTGATTCTCAGTTTTATGGCGCTCATTCTCGGAGTAATTATTGTTATAGCACAGCTTTTCGATCGATTTAGTGATGATCTCCCGCAGCTTAGAGATCAACTTGCTCAAAATATTCGGTCCCTACAACTGTGGATTGTGAGTGTAATGGGTATGCCTGTAGAGCAACAGAATTCTATACTTACTACAGCAGGGCTTTCCGGAGATTATTTTGGATCCCTTATTGAGGCAGGGCGCAATACGATTATTGCATTGGCACTTATCCCGGTATATACATTTCTGCTCCTTTTTTATCGCGATAAGTTCAGAGACTTTATATCCATGATTGTGAAAAAGGATAATGAGTCAACCGCACAAGAAGTGATCAGCAAAGCCGCATTTGTAGTTCCAAAATATTTGAAGGGGCTCATTGTGGTCTGCCTGATACTTGTTGTGATCAATTCATTAGGGTTTTATCTGATTGGGGTAAAGTATCCGATCTTACTCGGCGTAATAGCTGCAATCTTCAACCTCATTCCTTATTTAGGCACGGTGCTTGGATATGGAATCGTAGCTATTTTTGTGCTGGGTGTCCAATCTCCAGCCATAGCTGGAGCTGTAGTCATTCAATTTTTTATCATTCAGTTCACCGAAAACAATATTCTCACACCAAATATTACTGGATCATATGTACGCATAAACCCGCTGGTAATTATTTTCTCTTTGATTGCAGGTGGTTTGATTTGGGGATTGCCTGGAATGTTTCTTGTTATCCCTTCGCTGGGCATGCTTAAAATATTTTGTGAAAGTGTTACTGAGCTTAAGCCTTACGCTTTCTTGCTCGGAACAGAAGGCTCCGAAAAGCATTCTATTACTTTGAAAAGGGTGCGTAAAATATTTGGATGGTCAGAAGAATAA
- a CDS encoding DUF21 domain-containing protein, with the protein MLSIQVVIMILGLIFSAVFSGSEVAFFSLANRLEDLKQDEKPHTADDRILLMLDKPRRLLATILIGNTFTNIMASVMAAAITGSLLLLIGLSEVLVYAIEVVVLTFTILILSEITPKIIAINNPLRVSRRVSGFIYSLFILLKPIATILAESAISLERYLPKPTSKMTSEDIKTMAEVSEKEGSIKEDEREIIENVIEFGTTTVREIMTSRVSIIGVSVEDSLTDVLKLIKEHSLSRMPLYENDLDTIHGVIYTKDVLPYLNKVKEEPALNWKTISRKALFIPITKKLDDLLRDFQKEKTHMAVVVDEYGGTEGLITMDDILEEIVGDIVDDEGEELSLYTRFKSGIYIFDAQIDLDDMEDILECELTSEDDEYETLGGLIYHLTESLPTVGVRVNFKNLELTVHSVQNNRIKKVRVKVEGPKEVITDSGSDKL; encoded by the coding sequence ATGCTCAGTATCCAGGTAGTGATAATGATACTTGGGTTAATATTTTCTGCGGTGTTTTCGGGATCAGAGGTTGCCTTTTTCTCTCTTGCAAACCGACTCGAAGATTTGAAGCAGGATGAAAAGCCACACACGGCAGATGATCGGATTCTGCTAATGCTTGATAAACCCAGAAGGCTACTGGCTACTATCCTTATCGGAAATACATTTACCAACATTATGGCCTCGGTTATGGCTGCTGCAATAACCGGGAGTTTGTTATTACTTATTGGTCTATCTGAGGTACTGGTTTATGCGATTGAGGTAGTAGTGTTAACTTTTACTATCCTGATCCTAAGCGAAATCACTCCAAAAATTATCGCAATTAATAACCCACTTCGTGTTTCAAGAAGGGTTAGCGGTTTTATCTATTCACTGTTCATTTTACTAAAACCTATTGCAACCATTTTAGCGGAAAGTGCCATTAGCTTGGAACGTTATCTCCCTAAACCTACTTCAAAAATGACTTCTGAAGACATAAAAACAATGGCTGAGGTAAGTGAAAAAGAAGGCTCGATCAAAGAAGACGAAAGGGAGATTATTGAAAACGTAATAGAGTTTGGTACTACTACGGTCAGGGAGATAATGACTTCAAGGGTAAGCATTATCGGAGTTTCTGTAGAAGACTCCCTGACAGACGTTCTCAAGCTCATCAAAGAACATAGCTTGTCCCGAATGCCGCTTTACGAGAATGATCTGGATACTATCCATGGGGTAATTTATACAAAGGATGTGCTCCCATATTTAAATAAGGTTAAAGAAGAGCCAGCACTGAACTGGAAGACGATATCGAGGAAAGCACTATTTATCCCTATTACAAAGAAGCTAGACGACCTTCTGAGAGACTTTCAAAAGGAAAAAACACATATGGCGGTTGTGGTTGATGAATATGGTGGGACAGAAGGGTTGATAACTATGGATGATATCCTTGAAGAAATAGTTGGCGACATTGTAGATGATGAAGGCGAAGAATTAAGCCTTTACACCCGTTTCAAGAGCGGAATCTATATTTTCGATGCCCAAATAGATTTGGACGATATGGAAGACATCCTTGAATGTGAGCTCACTTCTGAGGATGATGAATATGAAACCCTGGGTGGCCTTATCTACCATTTAACTGAAAGTCTGCCTACCGTTGGAGTGAGAGTTAATTTTAAAAACCTTGAACTTACTGTTCACTCTGTCCAAAATAACAGGATCAAAAAAGTTCGGGTTAAAGTAGAAGGGCCTAAAGAAGTAATCACTGATAGCGGATCGGATAAATTATGA
- a CDS encoding CRTAC1 family protein, translated as MQSTDKYLIMLLLIISSCSTQEHVTPHTFTRLQNVPIVTDRASTGGASWIDIDNDGDLDLAITNGYDVTNPNGAIPQTNRLYRNSGDGTFEEIVDSPFATKEGFSSGSTWGDYDNDGDPDVFISNQRGQNNFLFKNMGNGQLFISEDSSATMDGGSSFGAAWVDIDLDGWIDLYVGNGGLSAREPDFLFKNNGDGTFTRILASPIATDSLATTGGIWNDFDNDGDPDLFVPNRGGNDALYLNKGNWEFTKVEDFSLTREMNLFTSQGASSGDFDSDGDIDIYIAKPFGGNNILLVNDGSANFSPLEHDPIVTQSGYTSSALSSDFDNDGDLDVIASTWGGALEYYENLGGLKFRRTFPGELGENIIYSSSIAAGDYDNDGDQDVYIGNWPNYPGEPEENHLYINQIQKGNWIKIRLEGTESNRSAIGARILLTSDINGQTTTQLREVSGSQNWRSQSGLVQHFGLANGRIIDKIVVEWPSGARSELENISINEVLFIKEES; from the coding sequence ATGCAATCCACCGACAAATACTTAATTATGCTTCTTCTAATCATTAGTTCTTGTTCAACGCAGGAGCATGTTACGCCTCATACTTTTACCAGGTTGCAGAATGTCCCGATAGTAACAGATCGTGCGAGTACTGGTGGGGCTAGCTGGATTGATATTGATAATGACGGAGACCTGGATTTGGCAATAACGAATGGATATGATGTAACTAACCCTAACGGTGCAATCCCGCAAACTAACCGGCTGTACCGTAATAGTGGTGATGGAACATTTGAAGAGATAGTAGATAGTCCCTTTGCAACTAAAGAAGGTTTCTCATCAGGCAGCACCTGGGGCGATTATGATAATGATGGAGATCCTGATGTATTCATTTCTAATCAGAGAGGGCAAAACAATTTTTTGTTTAAAAATATGGGTAATGGCCAGTTGTTTATCTCCGAAGATAGTAGTGCTACCATGGATGGAGGGTCTTCATTTGGAGCAGCATGGGTAGATATAGATCTAGATGGATGGATCGACTTATATGTTGGAAATGGAGGTTTAAGTGCCAGAGAACCCGATTTCTTATTTAAGAATAACGGAGATGGAACATTTACACGAATATTAGCCTCACCAATTGCTACCGACTCTCTTGCTACTACCGGAGGCATTTGGAATGATTTCGATAATGATGGAGATCCTGATCTATTTGTCCCAAACAGAGGCGGAAATGATGCATTGTATTTGAATAAAGGAAATTGGGAATTCACCAAAGTAGAAGACTTTTCTCTCACAAGAGAGATGAATCTCTTTACCAGCCAGGGAGCCAGCTCAGGCGACTTTGACAGTGACGGAGATATAGATATTTATATAGCTAAGCCTTTTGGAGGTAATAATATCTTATTAGTGAATGATGGCTCGGCAAATTTTTCACCTCTTGAACATGACCCAATTGTCACACAAAGTGGATATACAAGTAGTGCCTTATCCAGTGATTTTGATAATGATGGAGATTTGGATGTAATTGCTTCAACCTGGGGAGGTGCACTTGAGTACTACGAAAATCTTGGTGGATTGAAATTTCGGCGAACTTTTCCTGGAGAACTAGGTGAGAATATAATCTACTCATCTTCAATAGCAGCCGGAGATTATGATAATGATGGAGACCAGGATGTTTATATTGGGAATTGGCCGAATTACCCAGGAGAGCCAGAAGAGAATCATTTATACATCAACCAAATCCAAAAAGGAAACTGGATAAAAATAAGACTTGAAGGTACCGAATCTAACCGATCAGCAATTGGAGCCAGAATACTCCTCACCTCTGATATAAATGGCCAAACCACAACTCAACTTAGAGAAGTTTCCGGAAGCCAGAACTGGAGAAGCCAAAGTGGACTTGTTCAGCATTTTGGGTTAGCTAATGGTAGAATTATTGACAAAATAGTTGTTGAATGGCCGTCAGGTGCTAGATCCGAGCTGGAGAACATTAGCATTAATGAAGTTCTATTTATAAAAGAAGAATCCTAA